The proteins below come from a single Falco peregrinus isolate bFalPer1 chromosome Z, bFalPer1.pri, whole genome shotgun sequence genomic window:
- the ANKRD34B gene encoding ankyrin repeat domain-containing protein 34B, whose product MMEMAELPAEGNSLIRAVYQSRLRLTRLLLEGGAYINESNDRGETPLMIACRTKHLDSQSASKAKMVKYLLENKADPNIQDKSGKTALMHACLEKAGPEVVSLLLKSGADPSLQDHSNCSALVYAINSEDKETLKVLLNACRAQGKEVIIITMDKSPSGRQKTKQYLNMPPADLEEWHSPAACTSPSEIELKTSPSPLSSSNETKKALFSFKELDHLRSVNNSSQTVSLMRKSSSTKVGSKLAQVQRLQSEPWIKSSPSLFHQNKTACLQELHDITPEEEVSFKISGLDLSKRFITRHQSIDIKDTAHLLTTFNQTGSRKLSYDELNCQVPYVEGKHISSGIPMGRDVSSAQTSFISNLSSIIRKRNSGANHYSSDSQLTNSLIPAAAEDSKSVIEKKKIFSPSRSSLPSSREVVDTMPPLTLSRRNQAFLERESPGAVLLDHIAQTRPGFLPPLNVNPQPPIPDSAFINRVSGMISCGQKHLVPAAPAFPGETKNMKMLLRRQSLQTEQIKQLVNF is encoded by the coding sequence ATGATGGAAATGGCAGAGTTGCCAGCAGAGGGAAATTCCCTGATAAGAGCAGTCTATCAAAGCCGGCTTCGCCTCACCAGACTGTTACTCGAGGGTGGCGCCTACATCAACGAGAGCAATGACAGAGGTGAAACCCCTTTAATGATTGCTTGTAGGACAAAACACCTGGACTCCCAGAGTGCCAGCAAGGCAAAGATGGTTAAATACCTACTAGAAAACAAGGCTGATCCGAACATACAGGACAAATCTGGAAAGACAGCCTTGATGCATGCTTGTTTGGAAAAAGCAGGCCCTGAAGTGGTATCTCTGCTACTGAAAAGTGGAGCTGACCCAAGCCTGCAAGATCATTCCAATTGCTCTGCACTTGTGTATGCAATAAACTCTGAAGACAAAGAGACCCTGAAAGTTCTTCTTAATGCCTGCAGGGCACAAGGAAAAGAAGTCATCATCATCACGATGGACAAGTCCCCAtcaggaaggcagaaaacaaagcagtacCTAAACATGCCTCCTGCAGACCTGGAGGAATGGCATTCCCCCGCTGCTTGCACTTCCCCATCAGAAATAGAACTGAAAACATCTCCCTCCCCACTTTCAAGTTCAAATGAAACtaaaaaagcacttttcagcTTTAAAGAGCTGGATCATCTACGAAGTGTGAACAACTCATCTCAGACAGTTTCACTGATGAGAAAATCCAGCTCAACAAAAGTAGGGTCCAAGCTGGCACAAGTGCAGCGGCTGCAGTCTGAGCCTTGGATAAAGAGTTCTCCGTCACTGTTCCACCAGAATAAAACTGCCTGTTTACAAGAACTTCATGATATTACTCCAGAAGAAGAGGTCTCTTTTAAAATTAGTGGCCTTGACTTATCAAAGAGATTCATTACCAGGCACCAAAGTATTGACATAAAAGACACTGCTCATTTGTTGACAACCTTCAATCAAACTGGATCGAGGAAATTATCATATGATGAGCTAAACTGTCAGGTTCCTTATGTTGAAGGGAAGCATATCTCCAGTGGGATTCCTATGGGTAGGGATGTCAGTTCAGCACAAACCAGCTTTATTTCAAACCTCAGTAGTATTATCCGGAAAAGAAATTCAGGAGCAAATCACTACAGCTCTGATTCTCAGTTAACTAACAGTCtaattcctgctgctgcagaagacagtAAGTCAgtgatagaaaagaaaaagattttttctcCATCTCGCTCTTCGTTACCAAGTTCTAGAGAAGTAGTGGACACCATGCCGCCTCTTACTTTGAGCAGGAGAAACCAAGCTTTTCTGGAAAGAGAGAGTCCAGGAGCCGTATTGTTGGATCATATTGCTCAGACAAGACCAGGTTTTCTCCCACCACTGAATGTGAATCCTCAGCCCCCAATTCCAGACAGTGCTTTCATAAACCGGGTTTCTGGCATGATTTCTTGTGGACAAAAACACTTAGTACCAGCAGCACCTGCTTTCCCTGGGGAGactaaaaatatgaaaatgctaCTAAGGAGGCAGTCATTACAGACTGAGCAGATTAAGCAATTAGTGAATTTTTAA